In Aphis gossypii isolate Hap1 unplaced genomic scaffold, ASM2018417v2 Contig00241, whole genome shotgun sequence, the following are encoded in one genomic region:
- the LOC126553418 gene encoding zinc finger MYM-type protein 1-like — protein MYCRLFLSKSISSLASIGFSNWKQISERLKEHELSIPHNTAQEKWIQLRMRLDLHKTVDNNIQDNLNVEKERWRSILKRIIACIEFLAEHNDAFRGTNSKLFTANNGKFLGLIQMIAKFDIIMADHLRHVCNDEIHDHYLGPRIQNELIILLQKYVMK, from the coding sequence ATGTATTGTCGTTTATTCCTGTCCAAATCTATATCATCTTTGGCATCAATAGGATTTTCAAATTGGAAACAGATTAGTGAACGTTTAAAAGAACATGAATTATCTATTCCACATAATACAGCTCAAGAAAAATGGATACAATTACGTATGAGACTTGATCTTCATAAAactgtagataataatatacaagataatttaaatgttgaaaaagaACGTTGGCGTAGTATTCTTAAACGAATTATTGCatgtatagaatttttagCAGAACATAATGACGCTTTTCGTGGtacaaattctaaattatttacagcaaataatggtaaatttttaGGACTAATACAAATGATTgcaaaatttgatataattatggCCGATCATTTGAGACACGTATGTAATGACGAAATACATGATCATTATTTAGGACCTAGGATCCAAAATgaacttataatattgctaCAAAAATacgtaatgaaataa